tttatggttccatataaattttaggattatttgttctagttctgtgaaaaatgtcatgggtaatttggtaAGTATTGCAttaactctgtagattgctttgggtagtatggccattttaacaatatatgaatattttttaaatagatttttttaaaaaaaagccaaccACTTTTATTATCATTCTTGTATTTtataggacaaaaaaaaaaaaagaggaatgtaGCAAACGTGTCAggttctataaaaaaaaaatgcaggtttGTGCACGTTGCTCTATTTACACCTGGGAACAGGCTCTCCCCTCCTTCAGGCGCAGCAGCTGCCCTTGTCCGAGGCCCCTTTGCAGACGCAGCCCTGGGCACACTTGGCATAGCTCACGGGGCAGCAGGAGCAGCAGCTCTTCTTGCAGGAGGTGCATTTGCACTCTTTGCATCTGCAGGAGCCGGCACACGTGCAGGATCCACCTGCGGTGCAGGAGCAGTTGGGATCCATGGCGAGAGGAAGTGGAGGCTGGGGTCCAGAGACTGCAGCATGAAAGATGGCAAGGACGTCGAGGGGGTATGCGtaaatagatctttactggagtataattgcttcacagtactgtgttagtctctgctgtacaccaaagcga
This genomic stretch from Kogia breviceps isolate mKogBre1 chromosome 1, mKogBre1 haplotype 1, whole genome shotgun sequence harbors:
- the LOC131751069 gene encoding metallothionein-2, producing MDPNCSCTAGGSCTCAGSCRCKECKCTSCKKSCCSCCPVSYAKCAQGCVCKGASDKGSCCA